A genome region from Terriglobia bacterium includes the following:
- a CDS encoding alpha-L-fucosidase — protein sequence MLRRLGRYFVFIVIVLVLIIYAGILCPRTTHEQGAAPETPERAARMRWFREAKFGLFIHWGLYAIPAGEWKGQPIAGIGEWIMNRAKIPVKEYEQLAAQFNPVKFNAEEWVRMAVDAGMKYIVITSKHHDGFAMYGSKASPYNIVDATPFKRDPLKELAAACARHKIRLGFYYSQAQDWHEPNGAGNTWDFGPDEKKDFDQYLRAKAELQVRELLTNYGPVCLIWFDTPRMMTAERSQRFIDLLRQLQPACLIDGRLGSAGDYRSMGDNSIPTSVLKEDWEVPATLNHTWGFKKDDTDWKPPSELVFKLVDIVSKGGNYLLNVGPTAEGIIPQASQDNLRAVGRWLKVNGEAIYGAGATPFGAELGALSDTEQDKKGKPVFKAREDWRCTTKPGKLFIHFFKWPGETFELAGIKDEVARAYLLADPGHKRLTVKKNGDTLTVSLPAKAPAEYDSVLCLEMKTGGAAR from the coding sequence ATGCTGCGACGACTCGGCCGCTATTTCGTATTCATCGTCATTGTTCTGGTGCTGATAATTTACGCCGGGATTCTTTGCCCGCGGACCACCCATGAGCAGGGCGCCGCTCCGGAAACTCCGGAAAGAGCCGCGCGCATGCGCTGGTTCCGCGAAGCCAAGTTCGGGCTTTTCATTCACTGGGGGCTCTACGCCATTCCGGCGGGCGAGTGGAAGGGGCAGCCCATTGCGGGCATCGGCGAATGGATCATGAACCGGGCCAAGATCCCCGTGAAGGAGTATGAGCAGCTCGCAGCGCAGTTTAATCCGGTCAAATTCAACGCCGAGGAGTGGGTGCGGATGGCCGTCGATGCCGGGATGAAATATATTGTCATCACCAGCAAGCACCACGACGGCTTCGCCATGTACGGATCCAAGGCCAGCCCTTACAACATCGTGGATGCGACCCCATTCAAGCGCGACCCGCTCAAGGAACTGGCCGCAGCGTGCGCCCGCCACAAGATCCGCCTCGGGTTCTATTATTCGCAGGCGCAGGACTGGCACGAGCCCAACGGCGCCGGCAACACATGGGATTTCGGGCCGGACGAGAAAAAGGACTTCGACCAGTACCTGCGCGCCAAAGCCGAATTGCAAGTGCGCGAACTGCTGACCAATTACGGGCCGGTCTGCCTGATCTGGTTCGACACCCCCCGGATGATGACGGCGGAACGCTCCCAGCGATTCATCGATTTGCTCCGCCAGCTCCAGCCGGCCTGCCTGATCGACGGACGCCTGGGCTCGGCCGGGGATTACCGTTCGATGGGAGATAACAGCATCCCCACCTCTGTTCTGAAGGAAGATTGGGAGGTGCCGGCGACCCTGAATCACACCTGGGGCTTCAAGAAGGACGACACCGACTGGAAGCCGCCCTCGGAACTGGTCTTCAAGCTGGTCGACATCGTGAGCAAAGGAGGGAACTACCTGCTCAACGTGGGACCGACCGCGGAGGGGATCATTCCCCAGGCCAGCCAGGACAACCTGCGGGCCGTGGGCCGGTGGCTCAAGGTGAACGGCGAGGCGATCTACGGCGCCGGCGCGACACCCTTCGGCGCCGAGCTGGGCGCCTTGAGCGACACCGAGCAGGACAAAAAGGGCAAGCCGGTCTTCAAGGCGCGCGAGGATTGGCGCTGCACGACCAAGCCGGGCAAGCTCTTCATCCACTTCTTCAAGTGGCCGGGCGAGACGTTTGAGCTGGCCGGGATCAAGGACGAGGTCGCGCGCGCCTATCTGCTGGCGGATCCGGGGCACAAGCGCCTGACGGTAAAGAAAAACGGCGACACCCTGACCGTCAGCCTGCCCGCGAAGGCGCCCGCAGAATACGATTCGGTGCTTTGCCTGGAGATGAAAACCGGCGGGGCTGCTCGCTGA